A region of Geobacillus sp. 46C-IIa DNA encodes the following proteins:
- a CDS encoding aldo/keto reductase — MNKRRIGTSDLYVSEIGLGCMSLGTDERKAIRLIHEALERGINYLDTADLYDRGLNEEFVGKAVKGKRDQVIISTKVGNRWRADGSGWDWDPSKSYIKQAVKDSLRRLQTDYIDLYQLHGGTIDDPIDETIAAFEELKQEGVIRWYGISSIRPNVIREYVKRSNIVSVMMQYSLLDRRPEEWFPLLREHHISVIARGPVAKGLLTDRPIGAAQAAVKEHGYLDYSYSELQTLIPKLKEKTGNRRSMTATALQFCLYDPVVAAVIPGASRLEQLTENIAAASAPPLEAHEYKWLKQATKRSIYEMHR, encoded by the coding sequence GTGAACAAACGACGCATCGGCACATCGGATTTGTATGTGAGCGAAATCGGGCTCGGCTGCATGTCGCTTGGCACCGATGAACGCAAGGCGATCCGCCTCATTCACGAAGCGCTGGAGCGCGGCATCAACTATTTGGATACGGCCGACTTGTATGACCGCGGCTTAAACGAGGAATTTGTCGGCAAAGCGGTGAAAGGAAAACGCGATCAAGTGATCATCTCCACCAAAGTCGGCAACCGTTGGCGCGCAGACGGAAGCGGCTGGGATTGGGATCCGTCCAAATCATATATCAAACAAGCGGTCAAAGACAGTCTGCGCCGCCTGCAAACAGACTACATTGACTTATACCAGCTCCACGGCGGCACGATCGACGACCCGATCGACGAGACGATTGCAGCGTTTGAGGAGTTAAAACAAGAAGGCGTCATCCGCTGGTACGGCATTTCCTCGATCCGCCCGAACGTCATTCGCGAATATGTGAAACGTTCGAACATCGTCAGCGTCATGATGCAATACAGCCTGCTTGACCGCCGCCCGGAAGAGTGGTTCCCGCTCTTGCGTGAACATCACATCAGCGTCATCGCCCGCGGCCCGGTCGCTAAAGGCTTGCTTACCGACCGCCCGATCGGAGCGGCGCAGGCGGCGGTGAAAGAACACGGCTATCTCGATTACTCGTACAGCGAACTGCAAACACTCATCCCGAAGCTAAAAGAGAAAACGGGCAACCGCCGTTCCATGACCGCGACCGCCCTTCAGTTTTGTCTGTATGATCCCGTCGTCGCCGCCGTCATTCCGGGGGCGAGCCGGCTCGAGCAGCTGACAGAAAACATCGCGGCCGCATCCGCGCCGCCGCTTGAGGCTCACGAATACAAATGGTTAAAACAAGCAACAAAGCGCTCGATATACGAAATGCACCGGTAA
- a CDS encoding NUDIX domain-containing protein — protein sequence MDQLYEKTVRREKLFSGRIIELYVEDVELPNGKTSQREVIKHPGAVAVLPLLPDGKIVLVRQYRKALERALVEIPAGKLEHGEEPLASARRELEEETGYRAQSMRHLISFYTSPGFADELIHLYVAEGLEKVEDGAGLDEDEFVELLEVTLEEALDMLERRDIYDAKTAYALQYLQLRRALGERHA from the coding sequence ATGGATCAGTTGTACGAAAAAACCGTCCGCCGGGAAAAACTGTTCAGCGGCCGCATCATCGAACTGTATGTTGAAGACGTGGAGCTGCCAAACGGGAAAACAAGCCAGCGCGAGGTGATTAAACATCCGGGGGCGGTGGCAGTGTTGCCGCTCTTGCCGGATGGAAAGATCGTCCTTGTCCGCCAGTATCGAAAAGCGCTCGAGCGCGCATTGGTTGAAATTCCGGCGGGCAAGCTAGAACATGGGGAAGAGCCGCTCGCTTCCGCGCGCCGCGAACTCGAAGAAGAGACCGGCTACCGCGCCCAATCGATGCGCCATCTCATTTCGTTTTATACATCGCCCGGATTTGCCGATGAGCTCATCCATTTGTACGTCGCTGAAGGGCTCGAAAAAGTCGAAGATGGCGCCGGTTTGGATGAAGATGAATTTGTCGAACTGTTGGAAGTGACGTTAGAGGAGGCGTTGGATATGCTTGAACGGCGCGACATTTACGATGCGAAAACGGCGTACGCCTTGCAATATTTGCAGCTGCGCCGCGCGCTTGGGGAACGGCATGCTTAA
- a CDS encoding TIGR00375 family protein: protein MLNEKTDGGLGRYYADLHIHIGRTASGRPVKITGARTLTLANILHEAAYVKGIDLVGVIDSHVPEVLDELERAMDGHGWREHHGGGIDAGNVTLLLGSEIEVYDDRCQGPIHVLVFLPTVQAMRAFSTWLGERVKNVSLSSQRIYASGRELQATVKEQGGWFIPAHAFTPFKSLYGKGVERSLTEVFDPDQIDAVELGLSADTAMADQIAELHRYPYLTNSDAHSLRKIAREYEQVRLAAPTFAELEKAFRGEDGRAIVANYGLNPKLGKYHRTVCERCLTPVPPEAERCPACGHHRFIKGVSDRLEELKTAEHGPKRPPYIYQVPLEFIPGLGPKAYEKLLGRFGTEMRVLHEAAEEELAETVGEKLARLIVLARSGALAIEAGGGGKYGKVQEK, encoded by the coding sequence ATGCTTAACGAAAAAACCGATGGCGGCCTCGGCCGCTATTACGCCGATCTGCATATTCATATCGGCCGCACCGCCTCCGGCCGCCCGGTGAAAATTACCGGGGCGCGGACGTTGACGCTCGCCAACATTTTGCATGAAGCGGCGTACGTAAAAGGAATTGATTTGGTCGGCGTCATTGACAGTCATGTGCCGGAAGTGCTCGATGAGCTCGAACGGGCGATGGATGGACACGGATGGCGGGAACATCACGGGGGCGGCATTGACGCTGGGAACGTGACGTTGCTTTTAGGCAGCGAAATCGAAGTGTACGACGACCGTTGCCAAGGACCGATCCACGTCCTCGTTTTTTTGCCGACCGTTCAAGCGATGCGCGCCTTTTCCACTTGGCTTGGCGAACGGGTGAAAAACGTATCGCTCAGCTCGCAGCGCATTTACGCTTCAGGACGCGAGCTGCAAGCGACGGTGAAGGAACAGGGCGGCTGGTTTATTCCGGCGCATGCGTTCACCCCGTTTAAAAGTTTGTACGGAAAAGGGGTCGAACGGAGCTTAACGGAAGTGTTCGATCCCGATCAAATTGACGCTGTCGAGCTTGGATTGAGCGCTGATACGGCGATGGCTGACCAAATCGCCGAGCTGCACCGTTATCCGTATTTGACGAACTCCGATGCCCACTCATTGCGAAAAATCGCCCGCGAATATGAACAAGTGCGGCTGGCCGCCCCGACGTTTGCCGAGCTGGAAAAGGCGTTCCGGGGCGAGGACGGGCGCGCGATCGTCGCCAATTACGGCTTGAATCCAAAGCTTGGCAAATACCACCGGACGGTGTGCGAACGCTGCCTAACGCCGGTCCCGCCTGAGGCCGAGCGCTGTCCGGCGTGCGGTCACCATCGCTTCATTAAAGGGGTATCAGACCGGCTCGAGGAGTTGAAAACGGCGGAGCACGGACCGAAGCGGCCGCCTTACATATATCAAGTGCCGCTTGAATTTATCCCCGGGCTCGGCCCGAAGGCGTACGAAAAGCTGCTCGGCCGTTTCGGCACGGAAATGCGCGTGCTGCATGAGGCGGCGGAAGAAGAGCTCGCCGAGACGGTCGGGGAAAAGCTCGCTCGGCTGATCGTGCTCGCTCGCAGCGGAGCGCTCGCCATCGAAGCCGGCGGCGGCGGGAAATACGGAAAAGTGCAGGAGAAATGA
- the spoIIM gene encoding stage II sporulation protein M, with protein sequence MRTHPLKSAVAIHLREHASLYVFVIVLFLMGVIFGAIVVNSLGFSQKQDLYYYLTQFFGQVSKDNLASAHDMFRQSYMHNVKYIALMWVLGISVIGLPIIFILLFLKGIVVGFTVGFLVNQMSWQGFVLSFVSVMPQNLIVIPLMIVMGVISISFSLQMVRNQFMKRPHEPVFPMVMRYAAVMVAIAAGLIVSSAVEAYLSPVLMKQTVKWMINLITIVI encoded by the coding sequence ATGAGAACCCATCCGTTGAAATCGGCCGTCGCCATTCACTTGCGCGAACACGCCTCACTATACGTGTTTGTGATCGTCCTGTTTTTGATGGGCGTTATTTTTGGCGCTATTGTCGTCAACAGCCTCGGCTTCAGTCAAAAGCAAGACTTGTACTATTACTTGACGCAATTTTTTGGACAAGTATCGAAAGACAATTTGGCGAGCGCCCATGATATGTTCCGCCAAAGCTATATGCATAACGTCAAATACATTGCTCTCATGTGGGTGCTTGGCATTTCCGTCATCGGCTTGCCGATCATTTTTATTTTGCTGTTTTTAAAAGGGATTGTCGTCGGTTTTACGGTCGGTTTTTTGGTCAACCAAATGAGCTGGCAAGGATTTGTATTGTCGTTTGTATCCGTCATGCCGCAAAACTTGATCGTCATTCCGCTCATGATTGTGATGGGCGTCATCTCGATTTCGTTTTCCTTGCAGATGGTGCGCAACCAGTTTATGAAGCGGCCGCACGAGCCGGTATTCCCGATGGTCATGCGCTATGCGGCGGTGATGGTGGCGATCGCTGCAGGACTGATCGTTTCCTCGGCGGTGGAAGCGTACCTCTCGCCGGTATTGATGAAGCAGACGGTCAAATGGATGATTAACTTAATAACAATTGTTATATAA
- a CDS encoding Fur family transcriptional regulator, protein MEDRLERIKKQLHSAGYKLTPQREATVRVLLEHEEDHLSAEDVYLLVKEKSPEIGLATVYRTLELLTELKIVDKINFGDGVSRYDLRKEGAAHFHHHLVCLECGSVAEIQEDLLEDVEAIVEREWKFKIKDHRLTFHGICHRCQQKHEEK, encoded by the coding sequence ATGGAAGATCGTTTGGAACGGATTAAGAAGCAGCTGCACTCGGCCGGCTATAAGCTGACGCCGCAGCGGGAAGCGACAGTAAGGGTCCTGCTCGAACATGAAGAGGATCATTTAAGCGCCGAAGACGTCTACCTCCTCGTAAAAGAAAAATCCCCAGAGATCGGCTTGGCGACTGTTTATCGGACGCTTGAGCTGCTAACTGAGCTGAAAATTGTCGATAAAATCAATTTCGGGGACGGGGTATCACGCTATGACCTCCGCAAGGAAGGGGCGGCGCATTTCCATCACCATCTTGTTTGCCTCGAATGCGGATCGGTGGCGGAAATTCAGGAAGATTTGCTTGAGGACGTCGAAGCCATTGTCGAACGGGAATGGAAGTTTAAAATTAAAGACCACCGCTTGACGTTCCATGGCATTTGCCACCGCTGCCAGCAAAAACATGAAGAAAAATAA
- a CDS encoding YqzK family protein, translated as MKTVWQMVKVFLLFTGCTILFYYSLVWFHREYEYYHRYDEPGGSAVKVSTTESAPPDWLNRLLFFYRDGE; from the coding sequence ATGAAAACGGTTTGGCAAATGGTGAAAGTATTTCTTTTGTTTACGGGATGCACCATTTTATTTTATTATAGTCTTGTATGGTTTCATCGCGAGTACGAATATTATCACCGATATGATGAACCGGGAGGATCGGCGGTGAAAGTATCGACGACCGAAAGCGCGCCTCCGGACTGGCTCAACCGGCTATTATTTTTTTATCGCGACGGGGAGTAG
- the xerD gene encoding site-specific tyrosine recombinase XerD, with the protein MEHELKDFLHYLTVERNLAHNTIISYERDLKKYVRYLRHVEQLEAWGEVGRLHILHFLKFLSEQGQSARTIARHLASIRSFHQFLLREKMAAQDPTVHIETPQFERTLPKVLSVEEIEALMAAPQTNTPFGLRDKAMLELLYATGMRVSELVQLNLGDVHLTMGFVRCYGKGRKERIVPIGRMAIEALTRYLEHGRPQLVNPHKRATEALFLNHYGQRLTRQGFWKILKRLAKEAGIEKEMTPHTLRHSFATHLLENGADLRAVQELLGHADISTTQMYTHVTKTRLKDVYKQYHPRA; encoded by the coding sequence TTGGAACATGAATTGAAGGATTTTCTGCACTATTTGACGGTAGAGCGGAACTTGGCGCACAATACGATCATTTCGTATGAGCGGGATTTGAAGAAATATGTCCGCTACTTGCGCCACGTCGAGCAGCTTGAGGCGTGGGGCGAAGTCGGGCGCCTGCATATTCTCCATTTTTTAAAGTTTTTAAGCGAGCAAGGGCAATCAGCGAGGACGATTGCCCGCCATTTGGCGTCGATCCGTTCGTTCCACCAGTTTTTGCTGCGGGAGAAAATGGCGGCGCAAGACCCGACCGTCCATATCGAAACGCCGCAGTTTGAGCGAACGCTGCCCAAAGTGCTGTCTGTAGAAGAAATCGAAGCGCTTATGGCGGCGCCGCAGACGAATACGCCGTTCGGTTTGCGCGACAAGGCGATGCTTGAGCTGCTGTATGCGACCGGCATGCGCGTCAGCGAGTTGGTGCAGCTCAACCTCGGCGACGTGCATTTGACGATGGGGTTTGTCCGTTGCTACGGGAAAGGGCGGAAAGAGCGGATCGTGCCGATCGGCCGGATGGCAATTGAAGCGCTTACCCGCTATTTGGAGCACGGACGCCCGCAGCTTGTGAATCCGCACAAGCGGGCGACGGAGGCGCTGTTTTTGAACCATTACGGCCAGCGCTTAACAAGGCAAGGGTTTTGGAAAATTTTAAAACGGCTTGCCAAAGAAGCGGGCATTGAAAAAGAGATGACGCCTCATACGCTCCGACACTCGTTTGCGACTCATCTGCTTGAGAATGGGGCTGACTTGCGCGCCGTTCAGGAGCTGCTTGGGCACGCTGACATTTCGACGACGCAAATGTATACGCACGTGACGAAAACGCGCCTCAAGGACGTGTATAAACAGTATCATCCGCGCGCCTAG
- the deoB gene encoding phosphopentomutase → MNVKATYRRVFLIVLDSVGIGEAPDAEKYNDKGADTLGHIAEHRGGLHMPNMAKLGLSHIREIQGVPKVDHPLAYYTKMKEASAGKDTMTGHWELMGLRIDKPFRVFPDGFPDELIAELERRTGRKVIGNKPASGTAIIEELGEEHMKTGAIIVYTSADSVLQIAAHEQVVPLDELYRICEIARELTRDEPYMVGRVIARPFIGTPGRFERTPNRHDYALKPFGRTVMNELKDAGYDVVAIGKIADIYDNEGVTQSLRTASNMDGMDKLVDTLGMDFTGLSFVNLVDFDAKYGHRRDPQGYGDALEEFDARLNDVLPRLTADDLLIITADHGNDPVHHGTDHTREYVPLLVYSPRFQGGKPLPIRETFADVGATIADNFHVRLPPYGTSFLAELAQL, encoded by the coding sequence ATGAATGTGAAGGCAACATACCGGCGCGTATTTTTAATTGTGCTCGATTCGGTCGGCATCGGCGAAGCGCCTGATGCCGAGAAATATAACGACAAAGGGGCGGACACGCTCGGCCATATCGCCGAACATCGCGGCGGCTTGCACATGCCGAATATGGCCAAGCTTGGCCTGAGTCATATCCGCGAGATTCAAGGGGTGCCGAAAGTTGACCATCCGCTCGCCTACTATACCAAAATGAAAGAGGCATCCGCCGGCAAAGACACGATGACCGGCCATTGGGAGCTGATGGGTCTTCGCATCGACAAGCCGTTTCGCGTTTTTCCGGATGGGTTTCCGGACGAACTCATTGCCGAACTCGAGCGGCGCACCGGGCGGAAAGTGATCGGCAACAAGCCGGCGAGCGGGACGGCGATCATCGAAGAACTCGGTGAGGAGCATATGAAAACGGGGGCGATCATCGTCTATACATCAGCCGACTCCGTCTTGCAAATCGCCGCCCACGAACAAGTCGTGCCGCTTGACGAGCTGTACCGCATTTGTGAAATCGCCCGCGAGCTGACGCGCGATGAACCGTACATGGTCGGGCGCGTCATCGCCCGGCCGTTCATCGGGACGCCGGGCCGCTTTGAACGGACGCCGAATCGGCACGACTATGCGCTCAAGCCGTTCGGCCGCACGGTGATGAACGAGCTGAAAGACGCGGGGTATGATGTCGTCGCCATCGGGAAAATTGCCGATATTTACGACAATGAAGGAGTGACGCAGTCGTTGCGGACAGCGTCGAATATGGACGGGATGGATAAGCTCGTCGACACGCTCGGCATGGATTTTACCGGGCTCAGCTTTGTCAACCTCGTTGACTTTGACGCCAAATACGGCCATCGCCGCGACCCGCAAGGATACGGCGATGCGCTCGAAGAGTTTGACGCCCGGCTTAACGATGTGCTGCCGCGGCTGACGGCGGATGATTTGCTCATCATCACGGCCGATCACGGCAATGATCCGGTGCACCACGGGACGGATCATACGCGCGAATATGTGCCGCTTTTGGTGTACAGCCCGCGCTTTCAAGGCGGAAAGCCGCTCCCGATTCGCGAAACGTTCGCCGACGTCGGGGCGACGATCGCTGATAATTTTCACGTCCGTCTGCCGCCTTATGGAACAAGTTTTTTAGCGGAATTGGCACAATTGTAA
- a CDS encoding purine-nucleoside phosphorylase codes for MDRQAIEKAADVLRQRMPAPPAIGLILGSGLGVLADEIEEAVRIPYEEIPGFPVSTVEGHAGRLVCGRLEGAAVVAMQGRFHYYEGYSLREVTFPVRVMKALGVRELIVTNAAGGVNEQFRPGDLMIISDHINLLGTNPLIGPNDPELGPRFPDMTEAYSRRLRQLAKEAAAKLGIRVREGVYVANTGPSYETPAEIRMARVLGGDAVGMSTVPEVIVARHAGMEVLGISCISNLAAGMTDAPLHHDEVVETAERVKADFLRLIKAVVAGLAK; via the coding sequence ATGGATCGACAAGCGATTGAAAAAGCAGCTGATGTTTTGCGCCAGCGTATGCCGGCGCCGCCTGCCATCGGCTTGATTCTCGGTTCGGGACTCGGCGTGCTCGCCGACGAAATCGAGGAGGCGGTTCGCATTCCGTATGAGGAGATTCCTGGATTTCCGGTGTCAACGGTCGAAGGGCACGCCGGCCGGCTCGTGTGCGGCCGGCTTGAAGGGGCAGCGGTCGTCGCGATGCAAGGACGGTTTCATTATTATGAAGGATACTCGCTTCGCGAAGTGACGTTCCCCGTCCGGGTGATGAAGGCGCTCGGCGTCCGTGAACTGATCGTAACGAACGCCGCCGGCGGTGTGAACGAACAGTTCCGCCCCGGCGATTTGATGATTATCTCCGACCATATCAATTTGCTTGGCACAAATCCGCTCATCGGCCCGAACGACCCGGAGCTTGGTCCGCGCTTCCCGGACATGACCGAAGCGTACAGCCGACGCCTGCGCCAACTCGCCAAAGAAGCGGCGGCGAAGCTTGGCATTCGCGTGCGTGAAGGGGTGTACGTCGCTAACACCGGGCCGTCATATGAAACGCCGGCGGAAATTCGCATGGCTCGTGTGCTCGGCGGCGATGCGGTTGGCATGTCAACCGTCCCGGAAGTGATTGTCGCCCGCCATGCCGGCATGGAGGTGCTCGGCATTTCGTGCATTTCCAACCTAGCGGCTGGCATGACTGATGCTCCTCTCCATCATGACGAAGTCGTCGAAACAGCCGAGCGGGTGAAAGCCGACTTTTTGCGGCTCATTAAAGCGGTTGTCGCCGGTCTGGCGAAATAA
- a CDS encoding pyrimidine-nucleoside phosphorylase — protein sequence MRMVDLIAKKRDGQALTNEEIEWIIRGYTNGDIPDYQMSALAMAVYFRGMTDEETAALTMAIVHSGEVIDLSGIRGVKVDKHSTGGVGDTTTLVLGPLVASVGVPVAKMSGRGLGHTGGTIDKLESVPGFHVEISKDEFLRLVNDNKIAIIGQTGDLTPADKKLYALRDVTATVNSIPLIASSIMSKKIAAGADAIVLDVKTGAGAFMKELDRARELARAMVDIGKRVGRQTMAVISDMSQPLGYAVGNALEVKEAIATLKGNGPRDLTELCLTLGSHMVYLARKAPSLDEARRLLEEAIRDGAAIAAFKTFLAAQGGDPSVVDDPGKLPQAAYTFAVAASEDGYVAEIVADEVGTAAMWLGAGRAKKEDAIDLAVGVVLHKKVGDRVQKGEALATIHSNRPDVSNVEEKLAAAIRLSSQPVAPPPLIYETIV from the coding sequence ATGAGAATGGTCGATTTGATTGCCAAAAAGCGCGATGGGCAGGCGCTGACGAACGAAGAAATTGAATGGATCATCCGCGGCTATACGAACGGGGATATTCCCGACTATCAAATGAGTGCGTTGGCGATGGCTGTTTATTTTCGCGGCATGACCGACGAAGAGACAGCGGCGTTGACGATGGCGATCGTGCACTCCGGCGAGGTCATCGATTTGTCAGGCATTCGCGGCGTGAAAGTCGACAAACATTCAACAGGCGGCGTTGGTGATACGACAACGCTCGTTTTAGGCCCGCTTGTCGCCTCCGTCGGCGTGCCGGTGGCGAAAATGTCTGGGCGCGGTCTCGGCCATACGGGCGGCACGATCGACAAGCTCGAGTCCGTGCCCGGATTTCATGTGGAAATCAGCAAAGATGAATTTCTCCGGCTCGTCAATGACAATAAGATCGCCATTATCGGCCAAACCGGCGACTTGACGCCGGCGGACAAGAAGTTGTACGCGCTCCGCGATGTGACCGCGACCGTCAACAGCATTCCGCTTATCGCTTCCTCGATCATGAGCAAAAAAATCGCCGCCGGGGCTGACGCCATCGTCTTGGATGTAAAAACGGGCGCCGGGGCGTTTATGAAAGAACTCGACAGGGCGCGCGAACTGGCCCGGGCGATGGTCGATATCGGCAAGCGTGTTGGACGGCAGACGATGGCTGTCATTTCCGATATGAGCCAGCCGCTCGGTTATGCCGTTGGCAACGCCCTGGAAGTGAAAGAGGCGATCGCTACGCTGAAAGGGAACGGGCCGCGCGATTTGACAGAGCTTTGTTTGACGCTCGGCAGCCATATGGTTTACTTGGCAAGGAAGGCGCCGTCGCTCGATGAGGCGCGCCGTCTGCTTGAAGAGGCGATCCGCGATGGGGCCGCCATCGCGGCGTTCAAAACGTTTTTGGCGGCCCAAGGCGGCGATCCGTCGGTCGTCGACGACCCGGGCAAGCTGCCGCAAGCGGCGTATACGTTTGCCGTTGCCGCTAGCGAGGACGGTTATGTTGCCGAGATCGTTGCGGATGAAGTCGGCACCGCTGCCATGTGGCTCGGCGCTGGTCGGGCGAAAAAAGAGGACGCCATCGACTTGGCGGTCGGCGTCGTGCTCCATAAGAAAGTGGGCGATCGTGTGCAGAAAGGGGAAGCGCTGGCCACGATCCACAGCAATCGGCCGGATGTGAGTAACGTCGAAGAAAAGCTTGCCGCCGCCATTCGGCTCTCGTCGCAGCCGGTCGCTCCGCCGCCGCTCATTTACGAGACGATCGTGTAA
- a CDS encoding D-alanyl-D-alanine carboxypeptidase family protein, which produces MKTIVIRLLLLPLLLFLPLFVYAEEKEPKGAKAELADEAKSAILIERDTGKILYEKNPHEKLPPASMTKIMTMLLIMEAIDEGKLSYDEKVRASEYAASMGGSQIFLEPGEEMTVDELLRAIAIGSANDASVAMAERIAGSEEAFVEMMNEKAKELGLKNTNFVNTTGLPAEEHYSSAYDMAMMARELLKYEGITNYTSKYEDYLRENTDKKFWLVNTNRLVKFYPGVDGLKTGFTSEAGYCLTATAKKNGMRAIAVVFGAPTPKSRNAQITKMLDYAFHQYQAHPVYKRNETVARVDVSKGKQTSVAAVTSEPVSVLTKKGQSIEQIEKVIKVKDRVKAPIRKGDELGVLILKQDGKEILRSPIVAKQTVAEASFWDLFKRVFGRFVQAG; this is translated from the coding sequence ATGAAAACGATAGTCATCCGTCTGCTTTTATTGCCGCTGCTTCTTTTCCTTCCCCTTTTCGTGTATGCTGAGGAGAAAGAACCGAAGGGGGCAAAGGCTGAATTGGCTGACGAGGCGAAGTCGGCCATCCTAATTGAACGCGACACCGGCAAGATCCTATATGAAAAGAATCCCCATGAAAAACTGCCGCCGGCGAGCATGACAAAAATTATGACGATGTTGCTGATCATGGAGGCGATCGACGAAGGAAAGCTCTCCTACGATGAGAAAGTGCGGGCAAGCGAGTATGCCGCTTCGATGGGGGGATCGCAAATTTTTCTTGAGCCAGGCGAGGAAATGACGGTCGATGAACTGCTGCGGGCGATCGCCATCGGTTCGGCCAATGACGCTTCTGTCGCCATGGCCGAGCGGATTGCCGGATCGGAAGAAGCGTTTGTGGAGATGATGAACGAAAAAGCGAAAGAACTAGGCTTAAAGAATACAAATTTCGTCAATACGACCGGTCTGCCGGCTGAGGAACATTACAGCAGCGCCTATGACATGGCGATGATGGCGCGTGAACTATTGAAATATGAGGGCATTACAAACTATACGAGCAAATACGAAGACTATTTGCGCGAAAATACGGATAAAAAGTTTTGGCTTGTGAACACGAATCGGCTTGTCAAGTTTTATCCAGGTGTTGACGGGCTGAAAACCGGCTTTACGAGCGAAGCGGGATATTGTTTGACGGCGACAGCGAAAAAGAACGGCATGCGCGCCATTGCCGTCGTTTTTGGAGCGCCGACGCCGAAATCGCGCAACGCGCAAATTACAAAAATGCTCGATTACGCGTTTCACCAATATCAAGCCCATCCGGTGTATAAGCGCAATGAAACGGTCGCCCGCGTCGATGTCAGCAAGGGGAAGCAAACGTCGGTCGCAGCCGTGACGTCGGAGCCGGTGTCGGTGCTGACGAAAAAAGGACAGTCGATCGAGCAAATCGAAAAAGTGATTAAAGTGAAAGATCGCGTGAAAGCGCCGATTCGAAAAGGCGATGAGCTTGGCGTCCTTATTTTGAAGCAGGATGGAAAAGAGATTTTGCGCAGCCCGATCGTCGCCAAACAAACGGTGGCAGAGGCTAGCTTTTGGGATTTGTTCAAGCGTGTGTTCGGCCGTTTCGTTCAGGCGGGGTAA
- the spoIIAA gene encoding anti-sigma F factor antagonist: MSLAINLEVKQDVLIVRLSGELDHHTAEELREQVTDVLENRTVRHIVLNLGQLTFMDSSGLGVILGRYKQIKNVGGQMVVCAVSPTVKRLFDMSGLFKIIRFEADEQFALQALGVA; encoded by the coding sequence GTGAGTCTCGCGATCAACCTGGAAGTGAAGCAAGACGTGCTCATCGTTCGCCTCTCTGGAGAGCTTGACCACCATACAGCGGAGGAATTGCGCGAGCAAGTGACGGACGTGCTCGAAAACCGGACGGTCCGCCATATTGTGCTTAATTTAGGACAGTTGACATTTATGGACAGTTCCGGTCTCGGCGTCATTTTAGGGCGCTATAAGCAAATTAAAAACGTCGGCGGGCAAATGGTCGTTTGCGCCGTGTCGCCGACGGTCAAGCGCCTGTTTGACATGTCGGGGCTGTTTAAAATCATCCGCTTTGAAGCGGATGAACAATTTGCTTTGCAAGCATTGGGGGTGGCGTAA
- the spoIIAB gene encoding anti-sigma F factor: MRNEMHLQFSARSENESFARVTVAAFVAQLDPTMDELTEIKTVVSEAVTNAIIHGYNNDPNGIVSISVIIEDGVVHLTVRDEGVGIANIDEARQPLFTTKPELERSGMGFTIMENFMDEVVVESEVNKGTTVYLKKHIAKSKALCN; this comes from the coding sequence ATGCGCAATGAAATGCACCTCCAATTTTCCGCCCGCAGTGAAAACGAGTCGTTTGCCCGCGTGACGGTGGCGGCGTTTGTCGCCCAACTCGACCCGACGATGGATGAGCTGACGGAAATCAAAACGGTCGTCTCGGAGGCGGTGACAAACGCCATCATTCACGGCTACAACAATGATCCGAACGGCATCGTCTCCATTTCCGTCATCATCGAAGACGGTGTCGTCCATTTGACGGTGAGAGATGAAGGAGTCGGCATCGCCAACATCGATGAAGCGCGCCAGCCGCTGTTTACGACAAAGCCGGAACTCGAACGGTCAGGCATGGGCTTTACGATTATGGAAAACTTCATGGATGAAGTCGTTGTCGAGTCGGAAGTGAACAAAGGGACGACCGTTTATTTGAAAAAGCATATTGCCAAAAGCAAAGCGTTATGTAACTGA